In a genomic window of Helianthus annuus cultivar XRQ/B chromosome 10, HanXRQr2.0-SUNRISE, whole genome shotgun sequence:
- the LOC110881062 gene encoding uncharacterized protein LOC110881062, producing MEDEEKTAFITDEGTFCYTKMPFGLKNAGATYQRFMNAFFREQQGQNLEVYVDDIVIKSLTEMAMIDDIAETIRTMQDVNMKLNPVKCCFGVEEGKFLGVVVTKGGIKANLEKTQAVAEMRSPRSLKDIQQLNGRLIALDRFLSKVADRTLPFMKVLKDCLQTDRFKWTSEAETAFQEMKGYICKLPTLATSVPGEDLLLYLSASKTTISAVMMVEREGKQIPIYFISRTLKGPEERYMPLEKLALALVFASRRLRRYFQGHKVTLMTDQPLQKVLRRPELSGRLAKWAVELGEQSLEFKARTAMKGQILADFLAEVPKDEEKELLKWEALEKEEKEKEDEPVWKLLTDGASSEEGSGAGITLISPEGVELTYAIRLDFENTNNTAEYEALLAGMRLAKKMKAKHVEASTDSQLVVKEYQGEYEAKDNTMAQYVVKVKETAKAFKTFKLEYIPRGRNRKSDALSKLASVAFDHLAREVKVEVLTSLSLGTEEVAAIENAQETWMTPIVKFLRDGTLPEGDWAARKVRVKALQYELINGELYRRSYLGPSLKCVDNEEAKYVTREIHEGICGMHSGLRTVVAKVMNVGFYWPRMYETASEEIKRCDNCQIHAPMTHCHKHPMIPLSTSWPFQKWAIDIIGPFPEGPGGVKYVVVAIDYFTKWIEARPLAKITGEQMRRFVLDNIICRYGVPRELVSDNGVQFAGKPFRPWCEQMHIHQVFTSVTHAQSNGLVERANQSVTKGMKGRLERKQKGWLEELPFVLWAYRTTPKDCNGEIPFSLTYGTEAVILAEIGSPTARMKLREAENEQDLRMNLNLLEERREVAAVREAK from the coding sequence ATGGAAGACGAGGAAAAGACCGCCTTCATCACAGACGAAGGGACATTTTgctataccaaaatgcccttcggaCTCAAAAATGCTGGAGCCACCTATCAGAGGTTCATGAATGCCTTTTTCAGAGAACAACAGGGGCAAAACTTGGAAGTATACGTCGATGACATCGTTATCAAAAGCCTGACCGAGATGGCCATGATAGATGATATAGCTGAAACTATTCGAACCATGCAAGATGTTAATATGAAGCTGAACCCCGTGAAGTGCTGCTTCGGGGTAGAAGAAGGGAAATTCCTGGGAGTAGTGGTTACTAAGGGTGGAATCAAAGCTAACCTGGAGAAAACTCAAGCCGTGGCCGAAATGCGATCCCCCAGGTCCCTGAAAGACATCCAACAGCTGAATGGAAGGTTAATCGCCTTAGACCGCTTCTTGTCAAAGGTAGCCGACAGGACCCTTCCCTTCATGAAGGTGCTGAAAGATTGCCTTCAAACAGACAGGTTTAAATGGACCTCTGAGGCAGAAACCGCTTTTCAAGAAATGAAGGGCTACATTTGCAAACTCCCAACCCTAGCTACCTCAGTGCCCGGGGAAGATCTGCTTTTGTATTTGTCTGCTTCAAAAACAACCATAAGTGCGGTTATGATGGTGGAACGGGAGGGGAAGCAAATACCAATATACTTTATCAGCAGGACCCTCAAGGGTCCTGAGGAACGCTATATGCCCCTGGAGAAGTTAGCTTTAGCTCTTGTTTTCGCGTCCCGGAGACTCAGAAGATACTTCCAAGGACACAAGGTTACCTTAATGACAGATCAACCCCTCCAAAAAGTGCTAAGGAGGCCGGAGCTATCGGGTCGACTGGCTAAATGGGCAGTCGAATTAGGAGAACAATCTTTGGAATTCAAAGCCAGAACTGCCATGAAGGGACAAATACTGGCCGACTTCTTGGCGGAGGTCCCTAAGGATGAAGAAAAAGAACTTTTAAAGTGGGAGGCCTTGGAGAaggaagagaaagagaaggaagACGAGCCAGTGTGGAAACTACTTACAGATGGGGCCTCCAGCGAAGAAGGTAGCGGGGCGGGCATTACGTTGATCAGTCCTGAGGGGGTTGAGCTAACCTATGCCATCAGGCTGGACTTTGAGAATACCAACAACACCGCAGAATACGAAGCCCTTTTAGCAGGGATGAGGCTAGCCAAAAAGATGAAAGCAAAACATGTGGAAGCTAGTACTGACTCGCAGTTAGTGGTCAAAGAATACCAAGGGGAATATGAGGCTAAAGACAACACAATGGCTCAGTACGTGGTAAAGGTAAAAGAAACAGCCAAGGCTTTCAAGACCTTTAAACTAGAATACATCCCCCGCGGGAGAAATAGAAAATCCGATGCCCTCAGCAAGCTAGCCTCCGTAGCATTTGACCACCTAGCAAGAGAAGTCAAAGTGGAAGTCCTGACCTCCCTCTCTCTCGGCACAGAGGAGGTGGCTGCGATCGAAAACGCACAAGAGACATGGATGACACCGATTGTAAAGTTCCTCAGAGACGGAACTTTACCTGAGGGAGACTGGGCAGCCAGGAAGGTAAGAGTCAAAGCCTTACAATATGAATTGATTAATGGAGAACTTTACCGAAGGTCATACCTGGGTCCATCCCTGAAGTGCGTTGACAATGAAGAGGCTAAGTATGTAACCAGAGAAATACATGAGGGGATTTGTGGAATGCATTCGGGGCTGAGGACAGTAGTGGCAAAAGTAATGAATGTGGGATTCTATTGGCCTCGAATGTATGAGACAGCATCAGAGGAGATCAAGAGATGTGACAATTGCCAGATCCATGCACCTATGACACACTGCCACAAACACCCAATGATACCTCTTTCAACGTCTTGGCCCTTCCAGAAGTGGGCCATCGACATAATTGGGCCATTCCCAGAGGGCCCGGGAGGGGTTAAGTACGTGGTGGTTGCCATCGATTATTTTACCAAGTGGATAGAGGCGAGACCATTGGCAAAAATAACCGGGGAGCAGATGAGACGATTTGTACTAGACAACATCATTTGCAGATACGGGGTCCCAAGGGAACTGGTGAGTGACAATGGTGTCCAATTCGCTGGAAAACCCTTCAGGCCATGGTGCGAGCAGATGCACATACACCAAGTGTTTACCTCCGTCACCCATGCCCAAAGCAATGGACTAGTGGAAAGAGCAAATCAAAGCGTCACCAAGGGGATGAAAGGGAGACTCGAAAGGAAACAAAAAGGATGGCTGGAGGAATTGCCATTTGTGCTATGGGCATATAGGACCACCCCTAAGGACTGTAACGGGGAAATTCCTTTCAGCTTAACCTACGGGACGGAGGCTGTCATCCTGGCTGAAATAGGATCCCCAACTGCCAGAATGAAGCTCAGGGAGGCCGAAAATGAGCAAGACCTCCGGATGAACCTGAATTTGCTTGAAGAGAGAAGGGAAGTAGCAGCAGTTAGGGAGGCTAAGTAA
- the LOC110881061 gene encoding uncharacterized protein LOC110881061 codes for MDVNALRRWVVIPSIGGKRRRRRVSFYPATYVWNQLCPQPLFVKYPALFKEERFKDCLVKDRVSVDDSGLRFSWAWARSDIDVNSNTELSQLTDSLSGLCLGLGKDRWIWKYATDGVFNVAGIKKVLSSANRESPERVFKWNNWIPEKVAIVAWRADMERLPTKCALSRRNIPVQNNMCALCGDYAETSEHIFVACQFAQTVWQNLAAWCNVPPIIAFDLNDLLTLHEVTSGTSKRRKVLHAVILVAIWSLWKLRNEVVFRNMIPNTTKTLDEIKAMAYLWIKSRSKMMSMTWDDWCRFEIFD; via the exons atggatgtgaatgctctaagaagGTGGGTGGTGATACCATCAATCGGAGGAAAACGAAGAAGGAGACGGGTCTCGTTTTATCCAGCGACTTATGTGTGG AACCAACTATGCCCACAACCTTTGTTTGTTAAATATCCTGCTTTATTCAAGGAAGAAAGATTTAAGGACTGTTTGGTGAAAGATCGCGTGTCTGTGGATGATTCTGGGCTTCGTTTCTCTTGGGCCTGGGCCCGGTCGGATATTGATGTAAACAGTAACACCGAATTGAGTCAGTTGACTGATTCGCTTAGTGGTTTATGTTTGGGTTTGGGCAAGGATAGATGGATATGGAAGTATGCAACCGACGGTGTATTTAATGTGGCTGGGATCAAAAAAGTATTAAGCTCCGCTAATCGAGAAAGTCCCGAACGAGTGTTCAAGTGGAACAATTGGATACCAGAGAAAGTTGCTATAGTGGCTTGGAGGGCAGACATGGAAAGGTTACCGACCAAATGCGCGTTGTCTAGGAGGAATATACCGGTTCAAAATAATATGTGTGCCCTTTGTGGTGATTATGCAGAAACTAGCGAGCACATCTTCGTAGCCTGTCAATTCGCCCAGACAGTTTGGCAGAATTTAGCGGCTTGGTGTAACGTACCGCCCATTATCGCGTTTGATCTGAATGACCTACTAACATTACATGAAGTTACCTCCGGAACATCGAAAAGGAGGAAGGTGCTGCACGCTGTGATCCTGGTAGCAATATGGAGTCTTTGGAAGCTAAGGAACGAAGTAGTTTTCAGAAATATGATCCCTAACACAACGAAGACCTTGGATGAGATTAAAGCGATGGCTTACCTTTGGATTAAGAGTCGTTCAAAGATGATGTCGATGACGTGGGATGATTGGTGTCGTTTTGAAATCTTTGATTAG